GCATCAACCTCGTTCTTGGCCTTCTTGCCCTCGGGTGTGGTGAAGGTCCACTCTCCGGCCGCCAGGCGGTCGACGAAGTCCTTCGTGTAGATCTTTTCCAGAACCTCGCGGGCAGCCTTGCGAACTTCCGGACGCGAATTCACCGCATCGACGTAATCGGACAGTTCCTTGCTGTCCTTGTACTCCTGGTAGGCCTTGTAGTCCGAGTTCGACTTGTCCTTGTGAAAGTACAACGTCTCGGGATGGGCCTTGATGGCACGTGACATGTGCCCCTTCATGTGCGGGGCAGCATGGAGCAATCCGGTGACGAACTCATACCCGGACTCGGCAGCACGCGGTTCTCCCGAGGACTCCACCACGATCGAGTCGTCGTCGCCGTGGAGAGCCTCGGGCATGCGGTGGGCCAGACGCTCACCCAGATGCCGATGCTGTTGGGCACCCAGCTCGGTGAGGTTGCCATACCCCTTCTCGAGCGTGTTGCCCTCGCTGAGTTCAACTCCGTCAGCCTTCATGCGAGACCACGTGTCCTCGTTCCCGAGATTCTCATTGGCCTCGTGAAGCTTCATGGTTTGGGCGTAAACATCGCGTCCAAGAGGAGTCACAGCTCCCAACTCATCGGCCTTTTCCCAGATCGCCATCGTCAGGGCGTCGTACTTGAAGCTCGACAGGCCACGGGAGCCGTGACGGGCAACGACCTGGGTGTTGACGGGGTGGAACCCGGCGGGCGGAGCCTGCACAGCGCCACCGGAATAGCGGTAAGGGGTCTTCGTCGACATCGAATCGTCGGTGTCAGCGTGAGCGGTTGGCGCACAGGTGACGGCCAGGCATGCGACGGTCACGGCGCCAAGAACGCGCAACGGTGTGGAGGTCATGGTGTACTCCCGAGATCATTGATCATTACTGCCCCACTCTCGCGAATTCGGGTGTCACCCCCACGTACGGCAGGTGACGCCCGATCGACGTTTCAATGACCTCCAAGCGATGGCTCCCGAGATGGATCAATCCAGGATAGGTCCGACGGTGCGGGTCCGCTTCAGCTCGAAGAACCCTGGGTAGGCCGTCACCTTCTCAAACCCGTCGAACAGCTCCCCGGCCTGCTCACCCTTGGGAGCCGGGGAAATCACCGGGCCGAAGAGAGCCATGCCATTGATGTGGAGGACCGGGGTACCGACGTCCTGGCCGACCGGATCCATGCCTTCGTGGTGGGAAGCACGCATGGCCTGATCGAAGTCGCCCTTGTCGGCACGCTCCGCTATGGACTCGTCGTATCCACATTCAGCCAGTGCAGCCTTGACAGTCTCGACACTGCGCTCCTCCTTACCAAGGTGGTAGCGGGTTCCCAAGGCGGTGTAGAAGTCGCGGACGGCCTCCTGCCCATGCACCTCGACGACGCCGGTGGCGGCTCGGGCGCCGATCCACGCCTTCTCCATCTCGGCGCGGTAGTCGTCGGGCAGATCACGTCCCTCGTTGAGGACGGCCAGACTCATGACGTGGAAGACGGTGTGGACGTCACGGACCTTCTCCACCTCGAGCATCCAGCGGGACGTCATCCATGCCCACGGACAAGCCGGATCGAACCAAAAATCAACTGTTGTGGTCATGTCACCAGCCAACCGCACGCGCGCACGCAGGCAAAGACCGATGCCGTCATTGTTCGCCTAGGGCGCAGTAATGGCACCACCTACCCTTCTCACTTGACGAGACAGCGAAAGGCAAGAACCAATAGAATTTCGTGCAAATCGTTGGGTAGATTTGTATGCCCTCAACTAACGCATGTTCCACGGAGGCATGATGAGTTCGGTCAACATCACTCGTGAGGAGGCGCAGCAGCGCTCCCAGGTCATCGCGGCGCACAGCTCCAAGGTGCTCGTCGATCTTTCTGGACGTGACCCGAACGGCGATCCGCTCGCCGAGCCGACCGAAACCTTCGTCTCCTCGTCGACCATCGAGTTTTCGTCGGCCGGCGGGCCGAGCCATCTCGACCTCATCGCTGACGGTGTCTATGCCGCAGATCTCGACGGCACCCCGCTAGACCCGGCCGCATTCTCGAACAATCGTTTCCCGTTCACCACGGAATCGGGGATTCACAAGATCACGGTCACGGCACTGTGCCGCTACTCCCATTCAGGTGAAGGACTGCACCGTTTCGTTGACCCAGCCGACGGCAAAGTTTATCTCTACACTCAGTTTGAGATTGCCGATGCCAGGCGCATGTACGCCAATTTCGAGCAGCCTGATCAAAAGATGACATTCGAGCTGCAGGTCATCGCCCCGACTGGCTGGACGGTCGTGTCGAACTCGCCCACCCCAGACCCCACAGAAGGCCCGTGGGAGGGGATGTCGCGGTGGTCCTTTGAACCCACTCTTCCCATTTCGACATATCTGACGGCCCTTGTTGCCGGAGAATACCACGTTGACCACGGAACCATTCACGCATTGTCTGGCGACATGGACGCCGATATCCTGTGCCGTCAGTCGATGAAGGAATACCTCGACGCCGACCGGATCCGCACCACCACCCAGCGTGGATTTGACGTTTACGAATCCGAATTCGGCTACCCGTACCCATTCGGCAAGTACACCCAGTCCTTCGTGCCGGAATTCAACGCCGGAGCCATGGAGAACGCTGCCTGCGTCACTCACCGTGACGACCTACTGTTCCGCTCCCGGGTCACCGCGGCGGCCTATGAGGGCCGCGACAACACCATTCTTCACGAGCTGGCTCACATGTGGTTTGGCGATCTCGTGACCATGAAGTGGTGGGACGACCTGTGGCTCAACGAGTCCTTCGCCGAGTGGGCATCGCATCACTGCCAGGAGAAGATCGTCGAGACTCACGGCGGCATTGACCCGTGGGTATCCTTCGCCAACCAGCGCAAGACGTGGGGTTACACCCAGGATCAGCTGCCGACCACTCACCCGATCGCCGCTGACATGGTCGACCTCGACACCGTCGAGCAGAACTTCGACGGCATCACCTACGCCAAGGGCGCCTCGACCCTCAAGCAGCTGGTGGCGTTCGTCGGGGAGGCCGAGTTCTTGGCCGGCGTGCGCGCGTACTTCGCCCAGAACGCCTTCTCAAACACCGAGCTCAAGGATCTCCTCCATCAGCTCCAGGTGGCGTCGGGACGCGATCTATCGTCCTTCACCGAGCAGTGGCTGAGCACCCCTGGGGTCAACACCGTCCGTCCGGATTACGACGTCGACGAGAACGGAAACTTCACCCGTTTCGACATCGTCCAGACGGCCATCGACACGTACCCGACCCTGAGGACTCATCGTCTGGGCATCGGGATCTACACGCTGACCGACGGCAAGCTCGAGCGAACCGAACGCCTCGACGTTGACATTCATGGCGAGCGCACCCCGATTGCCGCCCTTGTCGGTCATTCCCGCGGTGATCTGGTCCTGCTCAATGACGGTGACCTGACCTACGCGAAGGTTCGCCTCGACGATCACTCGATGGCCACTCTCATCGAGCACATCGGCGGCCTGTCCGATCCGTTGGCCCGCGCGCTGTGCTGGAGCTCGGCTTGGGACATGTGCCGCGACGCCGAGATGAAGGCCCAGGACTACGTCACCCTGGTGGGCAAGGGGCTTCCCACCGAGGCCGACCTGACGGCCGTCACCTCCCTCATTCGCCAGGCCACCACCGCCGCGATCTCCTACACCGCACCCGAGGCCCGTCAGGGTGTCCGTGATCGTCTCACCGCGATCTTGGCGAGTGGCCTTCGTGACGCCGAGCCCGGTTCGGACCACCAAGTTGCCTATGCCAACGGTCTGGCTGCTGCGGCCACAAAGGATGCCGCCGATCTCCTCACGGGGTGGCTCAACGGGGAGGAGGTGCCTGATGGCCTCGACATCGATCAGGGAATGCGTTGGCGTCTCCTCATTGCACTGGCCGGTCTGGGGCGAGTCGGCGAGCCGGAGATCACTGCCGAACTGCAGCGTGACAACACCATCTCCGGATCCGAGCAGGCAACCGGTGCTCGCGCAGCGATGCCGACAGCTGAGGCGAAGCAGGCTGCTTGGCAGCGCGCCACCACCGATGATTCGGTGCCCAACGAGACCTACCGTCAGCTCGTCAGCCAGTTCATTCAGCCTGATCAGGCCGACGTGCTGTCCCAATACGTCGAGCCCTACCTTGAGCTGTGCTCGTCCATCGACTCCCGCGAGGGTCAGTGGGCCAAGGCCGGTCACGCCCAGGTTCAGAACGCCCTCGTGTGGCTCTTCCCGAGCACCGAGGTCATCGACGCAGCTTGGCTCGACGCGCTGGATGCCTGGATGTCGCAGAACAATCCGGGCAGCACTGTGCGACGCGTTCTCTGGGAGCGCGCCGACAATGCTCGCCGCGCCCTGCGTTGTCAAGAGGCCAGTCGTCGCTGACCCCTGAGACATGATTGTGGCCCCGAACCGTGTGGTTCGGGGCCACTGTCGTCTTGGCGATCAGGGTTTACGCTGTGCGACGAGGATCAGTCGGAATCCTTGCTGGCGTGACTCTTCGCAAAATGGATTCCCCAGCCGACAAGGATGAACAGGACAGCCGTGGCGATCGGCCACACGACACACAGCATGAGCAGGTGCACAGAGCTGTAGTCGGCTTCGGGCCAGCCGGGCAGGGTTTTCATGGGCACGAGGGCCAGCGCATCGATCATGGCCTCAGCGTAGCCTCTTGACGCCCTTTGTGGATCGAGCTTGACAGGCTTCACGGGAACTTGGGGTGGCAGACACGGACATACGGACGCTCTTCGACCGCTCTGGAGCCGTGGAGGAATCTTGTTTCCTTGGTTACCACACGAAGTGAGAACGACCCGGCCCCGTGATCCCTCTGACCGTCGTGGGGGATGGACATCCTCAGTGGCGATGCCGTGACTTACCGTCCGCTCGGATTACAGGTCTGTCTTCCGTGAGGTTATCCACAGCCTGCTCGGCGATGCTCTCGACGTTGTCCACAGATCCGAAATTGGCTGACGGATTCCATGGTGTCACGACGATAACTGTTGACGTGAATGAACTTGAACTTGATATGAGAGACAACGGCGGTGTCGTGCGGATCCATCGCTTCAGCCGGACTCGCGGGCAAGCTGACCGCGCTGTGAAAGCCGGACGCGCCACACGTCTGCTACCCGGGATCGTCGCGGATGCTGGTCGGTCTGACGATCCCCGGGTCAAGATGCAGGCGATACACATGTGGCACCGCGACGCGGTCATCATCGGCAAGGCGGCCCTCGTCGCGCAGGGAATGATACCGCCGGGGAGCAGGACGAGAGATTTCAGCGTAGTCCACGAGGTGGAGGCGTTTTCTCGGACTCGAGGCCTCGTGCGAGAGGGAATTCGTGTACACCGATGGCGAGTTCCGCGCCGGTACGTCACCCAGTATCGCGATGTCCCCATGGCGATTCCCGAGGCATCCGTCCTCCTCCTGGCTGTCAGAGGAGAGTGGGAGTGGGTCTGTGAAGCGCTACGGCAAAAGCTCGTCACCCCGCGTTCCTGTCGGGTAGCTCGTTCCTGCCTGTCTTGGAAGTTTGACCGCCATCGCATCTCAGCGGCGTTGGCCGACATTTCCTTCAACCCGTGGTCAGTACCGGAGCTGTGGTTGTCCCGGGCGCTCCGCGCGGTCGGGTTCACCGGGTGGCACGCCAACAGGAAGGTCAGCACAGCCGAAGGGGTGTTCACCCTTGACCAAGCATTCGATGCCGAAAGGGTCGGGGTCGAGGTCGACGGCCGCTGCGTGCACGGCACACCCCAAGGTTACGAAGCGACCATGCTTCGCTCGGCGAGTTTGGACCGCCATGGCTGGCGGATGCTGCACATCACTCCAACGATGCTGCGGCAACGGCCGCGATTCGTGCTGGAGTGGCTGTCTCAGCGGATCCACAAGCGGCATCGACCCAAGTTCATGATGTCAGACCAGGAGCTTTTGCGGATCATGTTTGGTCTGGCTCCAGCCTGATCCTTGCCCCGCCACCTTCATCGAATCTCCCCGACGAGCATCAGCGGGCCTTCGTCACAGTGCCCACCGCCGCTGTGTCTCTGGACGCATGGTGTCATCAGCCCTGGGTTCGGCTCGGCCTGATGTGGCGATCCCGGAAACACCGCAGGGTTGCGCTGCGAAAACCTCCTCAATCACCGTGACCTCACAGCATCTCCACTTCCCCTTACCTGCATCGCATGGAAATGCCTGGAAAGATGGAGGTGAGACATCTAGGAGGAATCGCATGAGTGACACTGCACCGCAGACGGCCGAGGTTGGCGTCATCGGGATGGCCGTGATGGGGTCCAACTTGGCTCGCGGCATGGCCCACAAGGGCTTCCGGGTCGCCATTTACAACCGCACGGCATCACGCACCGACGAGGTCATGGCCGAGCACGGCACCGAGGGTATTTTCCTGCCATTCCACGATCTGGGTGACTTCGTGGCAAGTCTCGAGCGCCCGCGCCGCATCGTCATGATGGTCAAGGCCGGTCGCGGCACGGATGCCGTCATCAAGGAGATCATTCCCCTGCTGCAGCCCGGTGACGTTCTCGTCGACGGCGGCAACGCCTACTTCGGCGATACCCGACGTCGTGAGGAAGAGACCCGCCCGACCGGCATCCACTACGTCGGTACCGGCATTTCTGGTGGCGAGGTCGGCGCATTGGAAGGGCCGTCGATCATGCCAGGTGGCTCCAAGGAATCGTATGCGGCCATCGGCCCGATCCTGGAGAAGATCTCGGCACACGTCGATGGGGAGCCGTGCTGTGCGTGGATGGGCACCGACGGTGCTGGACACTTCGTCAAGATGGTTCACAACGGTATCGAGTACGCCGACATGCAGTTCATCGGAGAAGCCCACGCCCTGTTGCGCGCCGCCGGTCTGACGAACGCTGAGGCCGCCGACGTCTTCGAGTCGTGGAACCATGGTGATCTCGACTCCTACCTGGTCGATATCACCTCCCGGGTGCTGCGAGCGAAGGATCCTCGCAATCCCGCCACTGACCTCCTCGACGTCATTCGCGACGAGGCAGGGATGAAGGGAACGGGCACCTGGACCGTCCAGACGGCTCTTGAGCTCGGAGTTGACGTTTCCACCATCGGTGAGGCTGTCTTCGCCCGCTCGGTCTCCAGCTCCCTGCCACTGCGCGAGGCCGGCCAGCAAGCCCTCGAGGGGCCGGACCGCGCCATCTCGGTCGATGACCGTCAGGCCTTCATTGACGACGTTCGTGACGCGTTGTGGTCGGCCAAGGTCATCGCTTACGCCCAGGGGCTCGACGAGATCCGCACCGCGGCAGCCGAGTACAACTGGCAGGTCGACATGGGCCAGGTGGCCTCCATCTGGCGCGATGGCTGCATCATCCGAGCCCGCCTCCTCCAGCGCATCAAGGACGAATACGCCGCCGGAGACCTCACCAGTCTTCTGGAGGCACCTTCGGTCAAGGCTGAGCTCGCTCGCTGCCAGCAGGGCTGGCGTCGCGTCGTCGCCCGGGCAGTCGAGGCCGGAGTCCCCGTCCCGGGATTCTCCTCAGCCTTGGGCTACTACGACCAGGTGCGCGCCCCACGGCTCAACGCTGCTCTCACCCAGGGCCTGCGGGACCTCTTCGGCGCGCACACCTACCGCCGTGTCGACGACGAGGGTTCCTGGCATGTCAACTGGTCCGGCGACGGTCGCGAGGTTCGCGCCGACTGATCTTCGAGGCCTGACCTTCCAGCAGCTCCACGGCGGCAACCATCCCGTGTCGTCGCCGTGGCTCGAACTTCCCATGACAACCCCCGCAACGTTTCAAGGACTCCCATGACCGCTGTCCCCACGCCCCACGAATGGTGGACCTCTGCCGTTGTCTACCAGGTGTATCCGCGCAGTTTCGCCGACTCGAACGGGGATGGCACCGGCGACATCTGCGGCATCATCGCACACCTTGACCATCTCGTCGCGCTGGGCGTCGATGCCCTCTGGATCTCACCGTGGTATCCCTCCCCGTTGGCCGACGGGGGCTACGACGTCAGCAACTACTGCGACATCAACCCCGACTTCGGCACTCTTGACGACGCCGACGCGCTCGTGGCACGGGCCCACGAACTGGGTCTGCGCGTCATCGTCGATCTCGTCCCGAACCACTCGTCCCAGGAGCACCCGTGGTTCAAGGACGCTCTCGCCGCGCCCCCCGGTTCACCTGAACGCGACCGCTACATCTTTCGGGATGGCCGCGGCAGCCACGGTGAGTTTCCTCCCAACAACTGGCCATCGGTGTTCGGAGGTAGCGCATGGCAACGCGTCATCGAGCCCGACGGCACCCCTGGTCAGTGGTACCTGCACTTGTTCGACATCTCCCAACCCGACTGGAACTGGGAGAACCCCGAAGTCGTCGCGGAGTTTGACCGCGTACTGAGGTTCTGGTTCGACCGTGGTGTCGATGGTTTCCGCATCGATGTCGCCAATTCGATGGTCAAGGAATCCGGCCTGCCTGACCTTCCCGAAAATGCGCAGGTCGGCGAACTCGTCGCGGACAGCCCGATGTGGGACCAGCCTGGGCTGGCGTCCATTCAGCGCCGCTGGCGGGCCATCGCCGACGAATACGCCAACTCCCCTGAGGGTCCGCGAATGTTCGTCGCCGAGGCCTATCTGCCCCATGATCGTCTCGTGCGGTACCTCGAATCGGACCGGCTGCACACCTCGTTCAACTTCGAGTTCCTCCTCTCGGCGTGGTCGGCCCGTTCACTGCGCACCACGATCACCGATTCTTTGGCAGCCCACGAGTCGGTGGGCGCAAGTGCCACGTGGGTGCTGGGCAACCACGACAACTTCCGCCCTGTCTCCCGCTATGGAAAAGAGATCTCAGGTCTGGACTTCTCGGATCCCGCTGCTGGCCATGTCACATTCCACGGCACACCGACCGACGTCGCCCTGGGACGGCGTCGCGCCCGTGCGGCCGTCATGCTCGAACTTGCCCTTCCCGGCTGCGCCTACATCTACCAGGGTGAGGAGCTCGGCCTGCCCGAGGTGGAAGATCTTCCCGACGACGTCCTGCAGGATCCCACATGGGAGCGTTCTGGTCACACTGACCGCGGACGTGACGGCTGCCGCGTCCCGATCCCGTGGCGCGGTTCCGAGCCCCCCTACGGATGGTCGTCGACCAGCGACACCTGGCTTCCGATGCCCCACACCTGGGCTGACTGGACCGTCGAGGCAGAACAGGATGATCCGTCGTCCTTCCTGACCCTCTACCGTGCTCTGCTGGCCGAGCGTCGAAGTAACCCTGCTCTGGGCACCGGGACGATGACGTGGGACGCGTCCAGCGAGGATGTCCTCGATTTCTCCCGCGAGCCTGGCTTCCGTTGCGTCGTGAATTTCGGGGATGACCCTGTGGTGGTGGAGCCAGACAAGATCATCGTCGCCTCAACCTACCTGGAGACCCACGACGGGCGTGCCTGCGTCGGCCGTGACCAGGCCGTGTGGCTACGAGTTTGATCGCCGATCACACCGTGATGAGGTGGGCTGTCAACGCATCTCTGGTCCGGTCGTCGATGGGAACAGAGGCTCCGGTCTCCGGATCGACGCAGACGAGCACCGTTGCGGCGTCGAGGGCCGAACCCTCGTCTGTGGCAATAGACCCAGCGAGGGTCATCGACGAAGTCCCCAGCCGGGTGAGCGCGGTGTGCACCGTGCAGGACCGCTGGGACGGCAAGATCTGGCGTCGATAGCGGATGTCTTGGCGCACGACGACCCACAGGTGGTCACCGGCTCGCCTCATCCCCGGTGACCACGACGTCGTCGCGAGAATCCTGGCCTCCTGCAGGTAACCAGCCATGCTGACGTTGTTGACGTGGCCCTGCCGGTCAACATCAGACCACCGGATAGGCACCTCGACGATGTCACCGACCCCGCACACATCGACGATCGTGATCGGCTTCCACGGGGTCTGTTCGACCTTCATGGCCTGGAAGGCACTGCGTTCTCCGTCGGTGAGCCGACGGGGTCGTCCCGTGTCGAAGTCAAAAGGGCAGATGGTTCCGCGTGCCCGGGCGACCTCCAGGTCGTGATGCCAGGCGCGGTAATCCAGGACGGTTCGCGAGGCGCCGAGCTGGGAGCAACCAACCTCGACTCGCAGCGGGCTCTTGTCCACGGCGAACGGCGCCAAGAACTCGACGTCCTGAGTGACGACGACGATCCCGGTGTCGAGCATTTCCTGGGCACCGCTGGTGTAGAACGCTTGGTGTCGGGATTCCTGAACGAGCTCGCTGATGCGAACGTTGTTGACGTGTCCCTGCGCATCCATGTCGGACCATCGCAGCGGAATGTCGACGACAACGGCTCCGGTCACGACGCGTCGCCGCCCTTGGCCACACTCGGTTGATCATTCTCGTCGGCGAACATCTCATCAATGACGGCGGAGTACCTCTTAGCCACGACGTCGCGCCGAACCTTGAGGCTGGTCGTCACCGAGTGAGAGTCCTCAGTCAACTCGTGGTCGAGAATCGCGAACTTCTTGACGGTCTCCCAGCGCTCAAGTCGGGAGTTTGCGCGATCGACATACCTTTGGATGCTGCGACGCACGTCAGGGTCTGCCGCGAGCTCGGCGTAACTGGCGTCAGGGCGTCCGCGGCGACGTCCCCACTTCATGAGAGCACCCTCGTCAAGGGTGAGGAGGGCCACGACGTACTTGTGTCCCTCGCCCAGAACCACCGCGCTGGACAGGTACGGGCAGTTGGCCATCAGGGTGGCCTCGACCTTCTGGGGGGCGACGTATTTGCCGCCTGAGGTCTTGAACAGGTCCCGCTTGCGGTCGGTGATGCGCAGATAGTTCATCTCGTCGAGTTCGCCAATGTCGCCGGTGTGGAACCAGCCGTCGGTGAAGGCCTCGGCCGTCTTGCCGGGCAGGTTGTGGTAGCCGCGGGCAACGATCGGTCCGGAGACGAGGATCTCGCCATCCTCAGCGATCCGCGCGAGGCATCCAGGGGCGACCGGCCCCACAGTGCCAGGTCGAATGGCGTCAGGTCCACTGAAGAACGCGACTGCCCCGACCTCGGTCGCCCCGTATCCTTCGACGATGGGGATCCCGGCGGAGGAGAACCACTGCTGAACCTGCTCGGACAGTTTGGCACCGCCGCAGATCATGAACTCGATGCCACCAAGCTTGCGACGCAAGGTGGAGAAGACCAGCGCATCAGCGATCTTCCGCTGGGCCGCAAGCATGACCGGTACCCGATCGCCAGCGTTTCGGTAGCGCTGGACGTCACGTCCGGTTGCGAAGGCCCACCGCGAGACACGACTCGCCATTCGTCCTCTCGGATATGCCGTCATGACGCCGGCTCGGATCTTCTCGAAGATGCGCGGCACGCCACACATGACGCGGGGCTTGACCTCGCCGAGGCTGCGGGCCAGCCGTGAAATTCGGGGTTCGACGGCCTGGGTGATCCCGATTTCGACGCAGATGGCGATGAGACACTTCCCGAAGGCGTGGGACAACGGCAACCACAACATGTGGACGTCCCCGCCACGGAACATGTTGAGGCTCTTCCACGCCTGGCCCATGTACGTCCACGCCCGGTGAGTCAGTTCGACTCCCTTGGGCGTGCCGGTGGTGCCCGAGGTGTAGATGAGGGTGCACAGGTCGTCGGGTTCGATGGAGTCGATCATGCGACGCACGAGGTCTGGCTCAGCGGCCAGACGTCGACGTCCCTTCGCAATGATCTCGGCCATGGTGGTCAACCGGTCATCTCGGACGCCGGTGTCCGCGGAATCGTCGACGAAGCTGATGATGTGTCGGACGACCGCATCGACCTCGGGCCTGCCCTGAATCTTGGCAACCTGAGCCGTGGAATCGACGAAAAGAATGGACGACTCGGAGTCCACCAGGATGAAACTGGCCTCTTCTGGCCCCGAATTCGGATAGATCGTCGTTGTGGCTCCACCGGCACAGGAGATGGCCATGTCGGCAACAATCCACTCGGTGCGCGTCCCCGAGAGCACGGCG
The genomic region above belongs to Cutibacterium equinum and contains:
- a CDS encoding AMP-dependent synthetase/ligase: MRCTSDEESLALQRKLMAASAKNFAAMLDRQADAHPNRIAFLTPSGADDETNTWLPMTFAEFRRQAHEVAAGLMEMGLPREGRVAVLSGTRTEWIVADMAISCAGGATTTIYPNSGPEEASFILVDSESSILFVDSTAQVAKIQGRPEVDAVVRHIISFVDDSADTGVRDDRLTTMAEIIAKGRRRLAAEPDLVRRMIDSIEPDDLCTLIYTSGTTGTPKGVELTHRAWTYMGQAWKSLNMFRGGDVHMLWLPLSHAFGKCLIAICVEIGITQAVEPRISRLARSLGEVKPRVMCGVPRIFEKIRAGVMTAYPRGRMASRVSRWAFATGRDVQRYRNAGDRVPVMLAAQRKIADALVFSTLRRKLGGIEFMICGGAKLSEQVQQWFSSAGIPIVEGYGATEVGAVAFFSGPDAIRPGTVGPVAPGCLARIAEDGEILVSGPIVARGYHNLPGKTAEAFTDGWFHTGDIGELDEMNYLRITDRKRDLFKTSGGKYVAPQKVEATLMANCPYLSSAVVLGEGHKYVVALLTLDEGALMKWGRRRGRPDASYAELAADPDVRRSIQRYVDRANSRLERWETVKKFAILDHELTEDSHSVTTSLKVRRDVVAKRYSAVIDEMFADENDQPSVAKGGDAS